The Methanobrevibacter sp. genome window below encodes:
- a CDS encoding LicD family protein, with translation MVAGEFRKYSDDEIKHLQEVELMILKDVVKVLDKHDLKYYMYGGSLIGTIRHEGFIPWDDDIDIILFREDFDKSLDILKEELSDKYDLIQMNYIDDCFGSFAKISLKDTTFSRWYTDYVEYGLGINIDLFVLDNIPDSDFIGKLHHFAYVFFYQFVINSCIKMDMYTKFRTKMHHAAYHFLNIIPINKSFWKKVLTKVMTFFNNKKTNRVVDCFNLAGYMAYDRDDFEPALKAKFEDFEVRIPKNYDKLLTQIYGDYMEIPPVEKRYNAAPDVLDFGKY, from the coding sequence ATGGTCGCAGGTGAATTTAGAAAGTATAGTGATGACGAGATTAAACATCTCCAAGAAGTAGAACTAATGATTCTCAAAGATGTTGTAAAAGTATTGGATAAACATGATTTAAAATACTATATGTATGGTGGTTCTCTTATCGGAACCATAAGACATGAAGGTTTCATTCCTTGGGATGATGACATTGATATTATCTTATTTAGAGAAGACTTTGACAAATCCCTTGATATTTTAAAAGAAGAATTGTCAGACAAATATGACCTTATCCAAATGAATTATATTGACGACTGTTTTGGATCTTTTGCAAAAATCTCTCTTAAAGACACTACTTTCAGCCGCTGGTACACTGATTATGTGGAATATGGCCTTGGAATCAACATTGACTTATTTGTACTTGACAATATTCCAGATAGTGATTTTATAGGTAAATTACACCATTTTGCATACGTATTCTTTTACCAGTTTGTTATTAATTCCTGTATTAAAATGGATATGTACACTAAATTTAGAACTAAAATGCACCACGCAGCATATCACTTCTTAAATATTATTCCAATCAACAAAAGCTTCTGGAAAAAGGTATTGACCAAAGTAATGACCTTTTTTAATAATAAGAAAACAAACAGGGTTGTTGACTGCTTTAACCTTGCAGGATACATGGCATATGATAGAGATGATTTTGAACCTGCACTTAAAGCTAAATTCGAAGATTTTGAAGTTAGAATTCCTAAAAACTATGATAAACTTTTAACTCAAATATACGGAGATTATATGGAAATTCCACCTGTAGAAAAAAGATATAATGCTGCACCGGATGTTCTTGATTTCGGTAAGTATTAA